Proteins co-encoded in one Eremothecium sinecaudum strain ATCC 58844 chromosome VI, complete sequence genomic window:
- the RRN10 gene encoding Rrn10p (Syntenic homolog of Ashbya gossypii AFR180C; Syntenic homolog of Saccharomyces cerevisiae YBL025W (RRN10)) has translation MDPNIYEACSDLIVKFKGPVSADEVLAEKINHLVPIPLPSPEEISAITKGEVGADYDLLPSIDLKVLHYFLTQLVVQKYPHLINCFDETSLIALGVLLEEWVQEYLEDANNEIRKGPALVIGKNTNYRDSPANI, from the coding sequence ATGGATCCTAATATCTACGAGGCTTGTAGTGACCTAATTGTTAAGTTCAAAGGTCCTGTAAGTGCAGATGAAGTGCTGGCTGAGAAAATAAATCATTTGGTACCAATACCTTTACCTTCCCCTGAGGAAATAAGTGCAATTACTAAAGGGGAAGTAGGTGCAGACTACGATTTACTGCCCAGTATTGACTTGAAAGTTCTACACTATTTTTTAACTCAACTGGTGGTACAAAAATACCCTCATTTGATCAACTGTTTTGACGAGACTTCTTTGATTGCGCTGGGTGTTCTTTTGGAAGAATGGGTTCAGGAATACCTAGAGGATGCAAACAACGAAATTCGGAAAGGTCCTGCACTTGTTATTGGCAAGAATACCAACTATAGGGACTCTCCAGCGAATATATGA
- the NCL1 gene encoding tRNA (cytosine-C5-)-methyltransferase (Syntenic homolog of Ashbya gossypii AFR179C; Syntenic homolog of Saccharomyces cerevisiae YBL024W (NCL1)) codes for MARRRNNRKGGKKVFGARDDSNAQKNWTELVKENEQWEKYYKHLGLIPEEEWDAFKKTCQNQLPLTFRITGSRRHAHEVLALFEKDHLPNLTDVEWEGEKIEAPKSLPWYPNHMAWQLDVSKGVIRKNEQFAKMQRFLVVENAVGNISRQEAVSMIPPLVLEVEPHHSVLDMCAAPGSKTAQLIEALHVGGAEASGFVVANDADYRRSHMLVHQLKRLNSPNLIVVNHDAQFFPRIKLSEDKNEFLKFDRVLCDVPCSGDGTMRKNINVWKDWGTASGLGLHTVQLNILNRGLNLLKDGGRLVYSTCSLNPIENEAVVAAALRKWGDKIKLVDCSEKLPGLIRSQGVTNWPVYDKTFNIQESDNIDTVTSWFPPTEEEVKIFNLDRCIRVYPHQQNTGGFFITVFEKSGGEPLAANQEKTEEPEVKKFKSEITVQKKEKLPRDANEEPFVFIDPDHPELAKCWSFYGINDNFDKKACLVRNATGEPTRVVYHVATPFRHLIQANQDRLKIVYSGVKLFVSQKSDIGCAWRIQSEALPIVKHYMNDNRVIDGNLEIFKILLTEAFPKFEEMQESHADDAFVNKLKEFTSGCAFIRINRGEEKEQLFFPIWNGSKCVNLMVCKEDSQELLYRVFGIETTSSHNPKAISQAKAKESVTPEAAATDEITPETSNTEVDLSESTATEAA; via the coding sequence ATGGCGAGGAGAAGAAACAATCGCAAAGGAGGCAAGAAGGTCTTCGGTGCGCGCGATGACTCTAATGCACAAAAAAACTGGACAGAACTTGTAAAAGAGAACGAGCAATGGGAAAAATACTACAAACATCTCGGACTAATTCCAGAAGAAGAATGGGATGCGTTCAAGAAAACCTGTCAAAACCAGTTGCCCTTGACTTTTAGAATTACAGGATCGCGGAGACATGCACACGAAGTCTTAGCGTTATTTGAGAAGGATCATTTACCAAACTTGACTGATGTTGAATGGGAAGGTGAGAAGATAGAAGCTCCAAAATCGCTACCTTGGTACCCAAATCATATGGCATGGCAACTAGATGTTTCCAAAGGTGTCATTCGTAAAAATGAGCAATTTGCAAAGATGCAAAGATTTTTGGTTGTTGAGAATGCCGTTGGTAACATATCTAGACAAGAAGCGGTGTCAATGATTCCACCTCTTGTGTTAGAGGTAGAACCACATCACTCAGTTTTGGATATGTGTGCTGCTCCAGGTTCTAAGACTGCGCAATTGATTGAAGCATTACATGTTGGTGGTGCAGAGGCATCTGGGTTTGTCGTTGCTAACGACGCCGACTATCGTAGATCCCATATGTTAGTTCATCAATTAAAGAGATTAAACTCTCCAAACTTGATTGTTGTTAACCATGATGCTCAATTTTTCCCTCGTATTAAACTTTCCGAGGATAAGAAtgaatttttaaaatttgATAGAGTTCTGTGTGATGTTCCGTGTTCTGGAGACGGTACAATGAGAAAGAATATAAATGTTTGGAAGGACTGGGGTACTGCTTCTGGCCTTGGATTACATACTGTGCAATTAAACATCTTAAATAGAGGTTTGAATTTGCTTAAAGACGGTGGTCGGTTGGTTTATTCCACATGTTCTTTGAATCCTATTGAAAATGAggctgttgttgctgctgctcTTAGAAAATGGGGTGACAAGATTAAATTGGTTGACTGTAGCGAAAAGCTTCCAGGCTTAATAAGGTCTCAAGGCGTTACAAACTGGCCAGTTTACGACAAGACGTTTAACATCCAAGAAAGTGATAACATTGATACGGTCACCAGTTGGTTCCCACCaacagaagaagaagttaaaaTATTTAATTTGGATCGCTGCATCAGAGTTTACCCTCATCAACAAAATACAGGAGGATTCTTCATTAcagtttttgaaaaatCCGGTGGAGAGCCTCTTGCTGCTAACCAAGAAAAGACTGAAGAACCGGAGGTGAAGAAGTTCAAGTCTGAGATCACAGTTCAAAAGAAAGAAAAACTTCCAAGAGATGCGAATGAGGAACCTTTCGTCTTTATCGATCCAGATCACCCCGAATTAGCCAAATGTTGGTCATTTTATGGGATCAATGACAATTTTGACAAGAAAGCCTGTTTAGTCCGTAACGCAACTGGTGAGCCAACAAGAGTTGTTTATCATGTGGCTACTCCATTCAGGCATTTGATTCAAGCAAATCAAGATAGACTCAAGATTGTATATTCCGGTGTTAAATTATTTGTTTCACAAAAAAGCGACATTGGATGTGCTTGGAGAATCCAAAGTGAAGCACTTCCAATTGTTAAACATTACATGAATGACAACAGGGTTATTGATGGTAATTTAGAAATTTTCAAGATTTTGTTGACGGAGGCCTTCCCTAAATTCGAGGAAATGCAGGAATCGCACGCTGATGATGCGTTTGTTAACAAGTTGAAAGAGTTTACTTCTGGCTGTGCTTTCATCCGTATTAACCGTGGTGAAGAAAAAGAGCAGCTGTTCTTCCCTATATGGAATGGAAGTAAGTGTGTCAATTTAATGGTTTGTAAGGAAGATAGCCAGGAGTTATTGTACAGAGTCTTCGGGATTGAAACTACTAGCAGTCACAATCCTAAAGCTATTTCTCAAGCAAAGGCAAAAGAATCTGTCACACCAGAAGCAGCGGCTACCGATGAAATCACTCCTGAAACTTCTAATACTGAAGTTGACTTATCTGAATCTACTGCTACTGAGGCAGCATAA
- the MCM2 gene encoding MCM DNA helicase complex subunit MCM2 (Syntenic homolog of Ashbya gossypii AFR178W; Syntenic homolog of Saccharomyces cerevisiae YBL023C (MCM2)), whose translation MASDRESGYSRRRRRASDDNNDYSDGDPHRNFDSQEVDNPPSSPQVGNASQRIEAPLGSPDEIDFENPDNDGSERVEFEEDLEDAEEKMDQVDLIDDGMYADYRENRNKDFYETDGIDDKEQEDLSIADRRRVDAQLNERDRLLSNRTAFFDEDMESGGAEPELDAMGMPVQRRRMRHQYDDVEYDDLLSDMDMDPLAEELTLESLSDVKASSYSEWITQPNVSRTIARELKSFILEYTDESGKSVYGARIRSLGELNSESLEVNFRHLAESKAVLALFLARCPEEMLKIFDAVAMEATQLHYPEYTRIHSEIHVRISDFPTIHNLRELRETNLNSLVRVTGVVTRRTGVFPQLKYVKFNCLKCGSILGPYYQDSNEEIKISFCTNCRSKGPFRTNMEKTLYRNYQRLTLQESPSTVPAGRLPRHREVILLWDLVDTSKPGEEVEVTGIYKNTYDGNLNARNGFPVFATVIEANSVKRREGGLRSDGAGTDEGLDTFSWTEEEEREFRKMSRDRGIIDKIISSIAPSIYGHRDIKTAIACALFGGVSKNVNGKHSIRGDINVLLLGDPGTAKSQILKYVEKTAHRAVFSTGQGASAVGLTASVRKDPITKEWTLEGGALVLADKGVCLIDEFDKMNDQDRTSIHEAMEQQSISISKAGIVTTLQARCSIIAAANPNGGRYNSTLPLSQNVNLTEPILSRFDILCVVRDLVDEDTDERLATFVVDSHARSHPESDLHQQENEDQNMDGADDDNTIPLSARQRRLQRHREKEGEISPIPQETLIKYIHYARTKVYPKLHQMDMDKVGKVYADLRRESITTGSFPITVRHLESILRIAEAFSKMRLSEFVSQWDLDRAIKVTVDSFVGAQKISVRRQLQKTFAIYTLGQRD comes from the coding sequence ATGGCATCAGATAGAGAATCTGGATATTCAAGACgcagaagaagagcaaGTGATGATAATAACGATTATAGTGATGGCGATCCTCATAGAAATTTTGATTCACAAGAAGTAGATAATCCCCCATCTTCTCCTCAGGTTGGAAACGCTAGTCAAAGAATTGAGGCTCCCTTGGGGTCACCGGACGAGATTGACTTTGAGAATCCTGATAATGATGGTAGCGAAAGAGTTGAGTTCGAGGAAGACCTTGAGGATGCCGAGGAAAAGATGGATCAGGTTGATTTGATTGACGATGGAATGTATGCTGATTATCGTGAAAATAGAAACAAAGATTTCTACGAAACGGATGGTATTGATGATAAGGAACAAGAGGACCTGTCAATTGCAGATCGTAGAAGAGTTGATGCTCAGTTGAATGAAAGAGATCGGCTGCTGTCAAATAGAACGGCTTTCTTTGATGAAGATATGGAATCTGGTGGGGCAGAACCAGAGTTAGACGCTATGGGCATGCCTGTCCAGAGACGTCGTATGAGGCACCAGTATGATGATGTGGAGTATGATGATCTGCTATCGGATATGGACATGGATCCTTTGGCTGAGGAGCTTACGTTAGAATCTTTGAGTGATGTCAAAGCATCAAGTTATTCCGAATGGATTACCCAACCGAACGTTTCTCGTACAATTGCTCGTGAATTGAAATCCTTTATTCTTGAATATACAGACGAGTCTGGTAAATCTGTTTATGGTGCACGTATTAGATCTCTTGGTGAACTTAATTCGGAGTCTCTGGAGGTGAATTTTAGGCATTTAGCTGAATCTAAGGCTGTACTAGCTTTGTTTCTTGCTAGATGTCCGGAAGAGATGCTTAAAATTTTCGATGCTGTTGCAATGGAAGCAACGCAGTTACATTATCCTGAGTATACTCGAATTCACTCTGAGATTCATGTCCGGATATCAGACTTCCCAACTATACATAACCTGCGAGAACTACGTGAGACAAACCTAAATTCACTGGTGCGTGTCACTGGTGTTGTTACAAGAAGAACTGGGGTCTTCCCGCAGTTAAAGTACGTGAAGTTCAATTGTTTAAAGTGTGGTTCTATTTTAGGTCCTTATTACCAGGACTCCAATGAAGAAATTAAAATATCCTTCTGTACCAATTGTAGATCGAAGGGTCCATTCAGGACTAATATGGAAAAGACCCTATATCGTAACTATCAGCGATTGACTCTTCAGGAATCTCCAAGTACCGTTCCAGCGGGCCGGTTGCCTCGTCATAGAGAGGTCATTTTGTTATGGGATCTGGTTGACACGTCAAAACCCGGAGAAGAAGTAGAAGTTACTGGGATTTACAAGAACACCTACGATGGAAATTTAAATGCCAGAAATGGGTTTCCAGTTTTTGCAACCGTTATAGAAGCCAATTCCGTAAAGAGAAGGGAGGGAGGCCTTCGCAGTGATGGTGCAGGTACAGATGAAGGACTAGATACTTTCAGTTGGactgaagaagaggaacGAGAATTTAGGAAGATGTCTCGTGACCGTGGGATAATTGATAAGATTATTTCGTCCATTGCTCCTTCCATATATGGCCATAGAGATATTAAAACTGCCATTGCATGCGCATTATTTGGAGGTGTTTCTAAGAATGTTAACGGCAAACATTCGATTAGAGGTGACATAAATGTCCTTCTACTGGGTGATCCAGGTACAGCCAAGTCCCAAATCTTAAAGTATGTGGAGAAAACTGCACACAGAGCTGTTTTCTCGACCGGTCAGGGTGCATCTGCCGTTGGTTTGACCGCATCTGTTAGGAAGGATCCTATTACAAAAGAATGGACTCTAGAAGGAGGTGCATTGGTGCTTGCTGATAAAGGTGTATGTCTAATAGATGAGTTCGACAAAATGAATGACCAGGATCGTACATCCATTCATGAAGCAATGGAGCAACAAAGTATTTCTATCTCCAAAGCAGGAATTGTGACTACACTGCAGGCGAGATGTTCTATTATTGCGGCAGCCAATCCAAATGGTGGCCGTTACAACTCTACCCTTCCTTTGAGCCAAAATGTTAATTTAACAGAGCCAATTTTATCAAGATTCGATATTCTTTGTGTTGTAAGAGATTTAGTTGATGAAGATACTGATGAGCGATTAGCTACATTTGTTGTGGATTCTCATGCCAGATCACATCCAGAATCTGATTTACATCAACAGGAGAATGAAGATCAAAATATGGATGGTgctgatgatgataatacCATCCCTTTATCTGCGAGACAGAGAAGGTTACAAAGGCATAGAGAAAAGGAAGGTGAGATCTCACCAATTCCTCAGGAGACGCtaataaaatatattcACTATGCAAGAACCAAGGTATATCCAAAATTACACCAGATGGATATGGATAAAGTGGGTAAAGTTTATGCTGACTTGAGAAGGGAAAGTATAACAACAGGATCTTTCCCAATTACCGTCCGTCACCTGGAATCTATCTTAAGAATAGCCGAAGCTTTTTCCAAAATGAGACTATCAGAGTTTGTATCACAGTGGGACTTAGATAGAGCAATCAAGGTGACAGTTGACAGTTTTGTTGGCGCACAGAAGATTAGTGTTCGTCGCCAATTGCAAAAGACATTTGCAATTTACACCTTGGGTCAAAGGGATTAA
- a CDS encoding HFR050Wp (Syntenic homolog of Ashbya gossypii AFR177C; Syntenic homolog of Ashbya gossypii NOHBY630; No homolog in Saccharomyces cerevisiae; Syntenic homolog of Kluyveromyces lactis KLLA0F12606g): MTELSARDYISQQEALEQEARELMPWDPTTCTYSMGALRQPIFACRTCGNIGVCYSCSIQCHTECDLVELFEKRNFSCDCGTERQVSELKTCQLRKNTTPDIPDYSNRYGQNFRGLFCSCHSEYDPSSSMVMVQCLLGLECNEDWYHDYCVLGCSENPSGERTNGTLAGFPALDTFGSFICWKCVSKYQAQFERILCHERSTELVAHIVKHVASSTIKDREEILTKKSSGAKRKRDDDFPFCIFLKEGHINVLKSIKQSLEEGDKLFTFLADIAPFLVNEESSYEPPEDTDPVTTYEAASRVLNTVDNEIVMNGALAYHAIKSKLSDFLKPFAETGRIVKEEDIKSFFEAQNKTT; this comes from the coding sequence ATGACCGAACTGAGTGCGAGAGATTATATCTCCCAGCAGGAGGCTCTTGAGCAAGAAGCACGGGAGTTGATGCCGTGGGACCCTACAACATGTACTTATAGTATGGGTGCACTTCGGCAACCAATTTTTGCATGCAGGACATGTGGAAATATTGGAGTGTGTTATTCTTGCTCTATACAATGTCATACAGAATGCGACCTTGTCGAATTATTTGAAAAGAGGAATTTTAGCTGCGATTGCGGTACGGAGAGGCAAGTTTCCGAATTGAAGACATGCCAACTACGAAAGAATACTACTCCTGATATCCCAGACTATTCTAATAGGTACGGGCAGAATTTTAGAGGTTTATTTTGCAGCTGCCATAGTGAATATGATCCAAGTTCAAGTATGGTTATGGTACAGTGCCTGTTGGGGCTGGAATGTAATGAAGACTGGTACCATGACTACTGCGTATTGGGCTGTTCCGAAAATCCAAGTGGTGAGAGAACGAATGGTACTCTTGCTGGTTTTCCAGCCTTGGATACCTTTGGCTCTTTCATTTGCTGGAAATGCGTTAGCAAGTACCAGGCCCAATTCGAGCGCATTTTATGTCACGAGCGAAGCACTGAGTTAGTCGCTCATATTGTAAAACATGTTGCATCGTCAACAATTAAAGATCGCGAAGAGATCCTAACTAAGAAGAGTTCTGGTGCAAAGCGTAAGCGAGATGATGATTTTCCCTTCTGTATCTTCCTTAAGGAAGGCCACATTAACGTCTTGAAGTCCATCAAGCAATCACTTGAGGAGGGGGACAAATTATTCACCTTTTTGGCAGATATTGCACCATTTTTGGTCAATGAGGAATCTTCATATGAACCACCCGAAGATACTGATCCTGTTACCACTTACGAAGCAGCTTCTCGTGTTCTCAATACGGTGGACAACGAAATAGTAATGAACGGAGCACTAGCCTACCATGCTATAAAATCAAAGCTATCAGACTTTCTCAAGCCATTTGCTGAAACAGGTAGGATTGTTAAGGAGGAAGACATCAAATCATTCTTTGAAGCGCAAAATAAAACTACTTAA
- the EMP65 gene encoding Emp65p (Syntenic homolog of Ashbya gossypii AFR176W; Syntenic homolog of Saccharomyces cerevisiae YER140W), translating into MPMKQCEVPKTLSPTHKRGPVSKFRNFLFNEIGRFTRRTLSESNMESSELDIDNDLEQIMNMLVLPLALEKFFIFSLFACLDCFMHYFTIMPLRIVYGFFKRDGNHKVSKELKMLLLIFIASLILLRVDTSRVYHRIKGQSAIKLYMLFQVLEMCDKMLSSLGQNLISLVVTTEGSGQHFPKNLGFFVATLMYLLAHAFILMYQTIALNVAVNSYSNSLLTLLLSMQFAELKASVFKRLDKEGLFQLSIADIVERFQLLTFLTIITCRNIVATGKAISQVFPNSWRITSTSSVIVGVLYGPMVIVIGSELLVDWVKHGYVTKFNRIRPRIYSRFLQVLAQDHQNNIREFQLRIGLPVPALVVLFIVLVSPTILQTLNSSSTSSANTAVILTVGFLCLVLAKFVLQALMMKWINASQLLHPQNTNDIYVPGALSSGMGKVDDQLRLKIHSKVFPTSGTDSSDKGKKANMPPSLNEIRIKKDAKHPHSLEQVTRFKMVSKRIW; encoded by the coding sequence ATGCCCATGAAGCAATGTGAAGTTCCCAAAACCTTATCTCCAACCCATAAGAGGGGTCCTGTCAGTAAATTCAGAAATTTTCTGTTTAATGAGATAGGTAGATTTACTAGGAGGACACTTTCTGAATCAAATATGGAATCAAGTGAGCTCGATATTGATAATGATTTAGAGCAAATTATGAATATGTTAGTATTACCTTTGGCTTTGGAGAAATTCTTCATATTTTCCCTTTTTGCATGCTTGGACTGTTTTATGCATTATTTCACCATAATGCCTCTTCGAATAGTATATGGTTTCTTTAAGCGTGATGGAAACCATAAGGTATCTAAGGAGCTTAAGATGTTGCTGCTAATTTTCATTGCAAGTTTGATTTTGTTACGTGTTGATACATCTAGGGTTTATCATAGAATCAAGGGCCAAAGTGCGATTAAATTATATATGCTGTTCCAGGTTTTAGAAATGTGTGATAAAATGCTCTCAAGCCTTGGTCAAAACTTGATTTCCCTGGTTGTTACCACAGAGGGTTCGGGACAGCACTTTCCTAAGAATCTAGGTTTTTTTGTTGCAACGCTTATGTATCTTCTGGCTCACGCGTTTATTTTAATGTATCAAACGATTGCATTGAATGTAGCAGTCAATTCATACTCCAATTCTTTATTGACATTACTTTTATCGATGCAGTTTGCGGAATTGAAGGCATCTGTGTTTAAGCGGTTGGATAAGGAGGGGTTATTCCAGTTGTCTATTGCAGACATTGTAGAGCGATTCCAACTATTGACATTTTTGACTATCATTACATGTAGAAATATAGTTGCAACTGGAAAAGCAATATCGCAAGTATTTCCCAATTCCTGGCGTATAACTTCAACATCTTCTGTCATTGTTGGGGTGCTTTATGGACCAATGGTTATCGTGATAGGAAGCGAGTTGTTGGTTGATTGGGTGAAGCATGGCTATGTGACTAAGTTCAATCGCATAAGACCTCGTATCTACAGTAGATTCCTACAAGTTTTGGCGCAAGATCACCAGAATAATATCCGTGAGTTTCAATTGAGGATAGGTTTGCCTGTCCCCGCTCTAGTAGTGCTATTCATAGTCCTTGTTAGCCCTACAATCCTGCAAACGTTAAACTCATCAAGTACTTCAAGTGCCAATACAGCAGTGATTTTAACTGTTGGTTTCCTATGTCTGGTATTAGCAAAATTCGTTTTGCAGGCCCTAATGATGAAATGGATAAATGCATCACAATTACTACACCCTCAAAATACCAATGATATATATGTGCCAGGCGCACTTTCTTCTGGAATGGGTAAGGTTGACGATCAGTTGCGTTTGAAGATCCATTCCAAGGTCTTCCCAACATCCGGTACAGATTCGTCCGATAAAGGAAAGAAAGCAAACATGCCTCCAAGCCTGAACGAAATAAGAATTAAGAAGGATGCAAAGCACCCTCATTCGTTGGAACAAGTTACTCGCTTCAAGATGGTATCAAAAAGGATCTGGTGA
- the RTR1 gene encoding RNA polymerase II subunit B1 CTD phosphatase RTR1 (Syntenic homolog of Ashbya gossypii AFR175C; Syntenic homolog of Saccharomyces cerevisiae YER139C (RTR1) and YDR066C (RTR2)), whose translation MATIEDIKRKVLHPYRTHRQLSLKEADFLSVELLELLSQTECHDSSTLKYVGRFLTKATYADLIDERNLIKKCGYPLCNLSQGRVRDLYENGTVSNFLKQNNPYKYLTSFCSKFHFRCSQFYQVQLSDEALFARIGVHLDDHEVTNTIVLLEEAMARERDLKSVMRDMEGLSIDGDKPDAKEELQKDLSDWLSEVKIVENERTSMMGDFVKE comes from the coding sequence ATGGCGACTATTGAAGACATTAAACGGAAGGTCCTTCATCCATACCGGACTCATCGACAACTTTCATTAAAGGAAGCTGACTTTTTATCCGTTGAGCTGCTCGAACTGCTCTCCCAAACGGAATGTCATGATAGCTCTACACTAAAATACGTTGGTAGATTCCTGACGAAGGCAACTTACGCAGATTTAATAGATGAGAGGAACTTAATCAAGAAGTGTGGTTACCCTTTGTGCAATTTAAGCCAGGGAAGGGTCAGAGACCTATATGAAAATGGGACTGTATCCAACTTCTTAAAGCAGAATAATCCCTACAAGTATCTAACGAGTTTCTGCAGTAAGTTCCACTTCCGGTGCTCCCAGTTTTATCAAGTTCAGCTTTCTGATGAAGCTCTCTTTGCAAGAATTGGTGTGCATCTTGATGACCACGAAGTTACGAATACAATAGTGCTGCTGGAAGAAGCAATGGCAAGAGAAAGGGATTTAAAGAGTGTTATGAGAGATATGGAAGGACTAAGTATTGATGGCGATAAGCCAGATGCAAAGGAAGAATTACAAAAGGACCTGAGCGATTGGCTCAGCGAGGTGAAAATTGTTGAGAATGAAAGGACATCGATGATGGGCGATTTCGTGAAGGAATAG
- the RRG1 gene encoding Rrg1p (Syntenic homolog of Ashbya gossypii AFR174W; Syntenic homolog of Saccharomyces cerevisiae YDR065W (RRG1)), with protein sequence MVSNFSKCSGHRKYTLALYRYTLRNLNYYYPYSSVVRSEVKKVLLLQTKQHQNNISSWSVYKRLNDLKLMNEYLEASDTSKISQLLQKYCAKKRLQNDEHLDVSPAQPIKRKSKDDKPKFKSYVALLQRQLELPAYIPKHYLTTLVQPWALHHKYKKKMLNIKALMEKGPPKVYMSYTSVGPAKFWFLRSMMIKGRRQPKSVGVYIRNLKHDGQKNLNQYYKCVEDVQWAWHEAIWEHYLLTGEILSGNPMSLTKNMMPDELRSQSTDKDSKKNDDLKFPPSAKEWFEPFIISIRFLADKSNKVVKTLQRKHNEVKQGPYNYYKKKTFNVHKQKLRRFAKMEEELSNVNPYTSSNNLKSILLRWKIISPE encoded by the coding sequence ATGGTAAGTAATTTCAGTAAGTGCTCAGGGCATAGAAAATACACCCTAGCTCTTTACAGGTATACTTTACGGAATCTTAATTATTACTATCCATATTCTTCAGTTGTTAGGTCAGAAGTGAAAAAGGTACTGTTACTACAAACCAAACAGCACCAGAATAATATATCAAGTTGGTCGGTATATAAAAGGTTGAATGACCTGAAACTTATGAATGAGTATTTAGAAGCATCTGATACCTCTAAAATATCacaacttcttcaaaaatATTGTGCGAAGAAAAGATTACAGAATGACGAGCATTTAGATGTATCACCAGCGCAACCCATTAAAAGGAAATCAAAAGATGACAAACCCAAATTTAAGAGTTATGTTGCTTTATTACAACGGCAGCTAGAATTACCCGCTTATATTCCAAAACACTATTTAACCACCTTGGTTCAACCATGGGCGTTACATCATAAATACAAGAAAAAGATGCTTAACATCAAGGCATTAATGGAAAAAGGTCCCCCAAAAGTCTATATGAGCTACACGAGTGTTGGACCAGCGAAATTTTGGTTCCTTAGATCTATGATGATTAAGGGCCGTCGACAGCCTAAGTCCGTAGGCGTTTACATCAGGAATCTTAAACACGACGGACAGAAAAACCTTAATCAATATTATAAATGCGTTGAAGACGTACAATGGGCTTGGCATGAAGCTATCTGGGAGCACTACCTACTGACAGGAGAGATACTATCCGGTAATCCGATGTCCTTAACAAAAAATATGATGCCCGATGAACTGCGTTCTCAGAGTACGGATAAAGATTCTAAAAAAAATGATGACCTTAAGTTCCCTCCATCAGCTAAAGAATGGTTCGAACCATTTATTATATCCATTCGGTTCCTGGCTGATAAAAGTAACAAAGTTGTAAAAACCTTGCAACGTAAGCATAATGAAGTCAAACAAGGTCCCTACAATTACTACAAGAAGAAAACCTTCAATGTACATAAACAAAAACTGCGAAGATTTGCGAAGATGGAAGAGGAGCTATCCAACGTGAACCCCTACACTTCAAGTAACAACCTGAAAAGTATTCTGCTTCGATGGAAAATAATAAGTCCCGAATAA